A genomic region of Magnolia sinica isolate HGM2019 chromosome 6, MsV1, whole genome shotgun sequence contains the following coding sequences:
- the LOC131248467 gene encoding ATPase GET3A-like, with protein sequence MATDSELLEGTLQNILDQDTLKWVFVGGKGGVGKTTCSSILSILLSTVRSSVLIISTDPAHNLSDAFQQRFTKTPTLVNGFTNLYAMEVDPNVENDELPNGEGMDSFLSELANAIPGIDEAMSFAEMLKLVQTMDYSVIVFDTAPTGHTLRLLQFPSTLEKGLAKMMTLKNRFGGILSQVTRLFGLEDEFGEDAILGKLEGMKDVIEQVNKQFKDPDLTTFVCVCIPEFLSLYETERLVQELAKFDIDTHNIIINQVIFDEEGVESKLLKARMRMQQKYIDQFYILYDDFNITKLPLLPEEVCGTEALKAFSTHFVSPYKPSITKGTVEELEQRVSILRSQLKEAEEELEKMRKGKGKV encoded by the exons atggCAACTGACAGCGAATTACTGGAAGGGACGCTGCAGAACATCTTGGATCAGGACACCCTGAAATGGGTTTTCGTCGGTGGGAAAGGCGGTGTCGGGAAGACGACATGCAGTTCGATCCTTTCGATCCTTCTATCGACAGTCCGGTCCTCTGTTCTCATCATATCCACTGACCCTGCACATAATCTCAGCGATGCGTTCCAGCAGCGATTCACCAAAACCCCTACCTTGGTCAATGGATTCACCAATCTCTACGCAATG GAGGTGGATCCCAATGTAGAGAATGATGAATTGCCCAATGGGGAAGGGATGGACAGCTTTCTTTCTGAGCTCGCGAATGCAATTCCTGGGATTGATGAAGCTATGAGCTTTGCTGAGATGCTTAA GTTGGTGCAAACGATGGATTATTCAGTTATAGTGTTTGATACAGCTCCAACTGGCCATACGCTGCGGCTATTGCAATTCCCATCAACATTAGAGAAGGGTCTGGCAAAAATGATGACCTTAAAGAATAGATTTGGAGGCATATTGAGCCAG GTGACCCGTCTCTTTGGCCTCGAAGATGAATTTGGTGAGGATGCTATCCTGGGAAAGCTCGAGGGCATGAAAGATGTGATTGAGCAAGTGAATAAGCAATTCAAGGATCCG GACTTGACAACGTTCGTCTGTGTTTGCATCCCAGAGTTCCTTTCTCTCTATGAAACAGAGAGGTTGGTCCAAGAACTAGCGAAGTTTGACATCGACACTCACAATATCATCATCAATCAAGTGATTTTCGATGAAGAAG GTGTTGAATCGAAGTTGCTGAAAGCACGAATGCGGATGCAGCAGAAATATATTGATCAGTTCTACATTCTGTATGATGACTTCAACATCACTAAGTTACCATTGCTTCCAGAAGAG GTGTGTGGAACTGAAGCGTTGAAAGCATTTTCCACTCACTTCGTATCACCATACAAGCCATCTATCACCAAAGGCACTGTCGAGGAGCTAGAGCAGAGAGTGTCTATCCTACGGTCGCAGCTGAAAGAAGCTGAAGAGGAGCTTGAGAAAATGAGGAAAGGGAAGGGAAAGGTCTGA